Proteins encoded together in one Electrophorus electricus isolate fEleEle1 chromosome 9, fEleEle1.pri, whole genome shotgun sequence window:
- the vps37a gene encoding vacuolar protein sorting-associated protein 37A isoform X1 yields MNWIFPLSKGSGAIPPINSLQKQRQRQIESLKAAHSNIAEIQRDVEYRIPFTINNSTISINILLPPQFPQDKPVVTVYPPVGHHLVDSNNGTMVTSPLITNFGMHSDLGKVMQGLLDEFWKSPPVLGSGAPSFSFMYKPSAMPPYPTQNFHFVPAFPTQDGQRAVVAAPAPPPGAELQQAPPRPPAPIYGLITDLPLPVPTADSQAGLNGHMYKMPDIPESFPELSEMSISQLKDLTEKDDVLLEFFSCLPQLGQVSSDKEDLVESIVLMAKKNLQLEPQLEGKRHEMLFKYEQLVQMKSAFQTKMQRQHELSENCSPSALQARLKVAAHQAEESSEETAENFLEGKTEIDDFLASFMEKRTLCHSRRAKEEKLQQTTGTHAPFPAAH; encoded by the exons ATGAACTGGATTTTCCCTCTGTCCAAGGGCTCCGGAGCGATTCCACCTATAAACAGTTTACAGAAACAAAGGCAGCGACAAATCGAGTCGCTCAAAGCTGCTCACTCGAA TATTGCAGAGATCCAGAGAGATGTGGAGTACAGAATTCCCTTCACCATCAACAATTCAACCATCAGCATCAACAT TTTGCTTCCACCTCAGTTCCCTCAAGACAAGCCCGTGGTTACCGTGTATCCTCCAGTGGGGCATCATTTAGTGGACAGTAACAATGGTACCATGGTAACCAGCCCCCTTATTACCAAT TTCGGCATGCACTCGGATCTGGGGAAGGTGATGCAAGGCTTACTGGATGAGTTCTGGAAGAGTCCGCCGGTCCTGGGCTCAGGCGCACCCTCCTTCTCTTT CATGTATAAGCCATCTGCGATGCCCCCCTACCCCACCCAGAACTTCCATTTTGTCCCCGCCTTTCCGACACAGGACGGCCAGCGGGCTGTGGTTGCtgccccagccccgcccccggGGGCGGAGCTGCAGCAAGCTCCACCCCGCCCACCTGCACCAATTTACGGGCTCATCACAGACCTTCCGCTACCGGTACCCACCGCCGACTCACAG GCTGGACTGAATGGGCACATGTACAAAATGCCAGACATCCCTGAATCGTTTCCAGAACTTTCCGAGATGAG TATATCTCAGCTGAAGGACTTGACGGAGAAGGATGACGTCCTGTTGgagtttttttcctgtttgcccCAACTCGGGCAGGTCTCTTCCGATAAGGAAGACCTGGTGGAGAGCATTGTCCTCATGGCGA aAAAGAACCTGCAGCTGGAGCCTCAGTTGGAGGGAAAAAGACACGAGATGTTgtttaaa taTGAGCAGCTGGTCCAGATGAAATCAGCATTCCAGACCAAGATGCAGAGACAACATGAGCTTAGCGAG AACTGCAGCCCGAGTGCCCTGCAGGCCAGGTTAAAGGTCGCGGCCCACCAGGCCGAGGAGTCGTCAGAGGAGACGGCTGAGAACTTTCTGGAAGGCAAGACGGAGATCGACGACTTCCTTGCCAGCTTCATGGAGAAGAGAACG CTCTGCCACAGCAGGAGGGCTAAGGAGGAGAAGCTCCAGCAGACGACGGGCACGCATGCACCATTCCCAGCCGCACACTAG
- the vps37a gene encoding vacuolar protein sorting-associated protein 37A isoform X2 translates to MNWIFPLSKGSGAIPPINSLQKQRQRQIESLKAAHSNIAEIQRDVEYRIPFTINNSTISINILLPPQFPQDKPVVTVYPPVGHHLVDSNNGTMFGMHSDLGKVMQGLLDEFWKSPPVLGSGAPSFSFMYKPSAMPPYPTQNFHFVPAFPTQDGQRAVVAAPAPPPGAELQQAPPRPPAPIYGLITDLPLPVPTADSQAGLNGHMYKMPDIPESFPELSEMSISQLKDLTEKDDVLLEFFSCLPQLGQVSSDKEDLVESIVLMAKKNLQLEPQLEGKRHEMLFKYEQLVQMKSAFQTKMQRQHELSENCSPSALQARLKVAAHQAEESSEETAENFLEGKTEIDDFLASFMEKRTLCHSRRAKEEKLQQTTGTHAPFPAAH, encoded by the exons ATGAACTGGATTTTCCCTCTGTCCAAGGGCTCCGGAGCGATTCCACCTATAAACAGTTTACAGAAACAAAGGCAGCGACAAATCGAGTCGCTCAAAGCTGCTCACTCGAA TATTGCAGAGATCCAGAGAGATGTGGAGTACAGAATTCCCTTCACCATCAACAATTCAACCATCAGCATCAACAT TTTGCTTCCACCTCAGTTCCCTCAAGACAAGCCCGTGGTTACCGTGTATCCTCCAGTGGGGCATCATTTAGTGGACAGTAACAATGGTACCATG TTCGGCATGCACTCGGATCTGGGGAAGGTGATGCAAGGCTTACTGGATGAGTTCTGGAAGAGTCCGCCGGTCCTGGGCTCAGGCGCACCCTCCTTCTCTTT CATGTATAAGCCATCTGCGATGCCCCCCTACCCCACCCAGAACTTCCATTTTGTCCCCGCCTTTCCGACACAGGACGGCCAGCGGGCTGTGGTTGCtgccccagccccgcccccggGGGCGGAGCTGCAGCAAGCTCCACCCCGCCCACCTGCACCAATTTACGGGCTCATCACAGACCTTCCGCTACCGGTACCCACCGCCGACTCACAG GCTGGACTGAATGGGCACATGTACAAAATGCCAGACATCCCTGAATCGTTTCCAGAACTTTCCGAGATGAG TATATCTCAGCTGAAGGACTTGACGGAGAAGGATGACGTCCTGTTGgagtttttttcctgtttgcccCAACTCGGGCAGGTCTCTTCCGATAAGGAAGACCTGGTGGAGAGCATTGTCCTCATGGCGA aAAAGAACCTGCAGCTGGAGCCTCAGTTGGAGGGAAAAAGACACGAGATGTTgtttaaa taTGAGCAGCTGGTCCAGATGAAATCAGCATTCCAGACCAAGATGCAGAGACAACATGAGCTTAGCGAG AACTGCAGCCCGAGTGCCCTGCAGGCCAGGTTAAAGGTCGCGGCCCACCAGGCCGAGGAGTCGTCAGAGGAGACGGCTGAGAACTTTCTGGAAGGCAAGACGGAGATCGACGACTTCCTTGCCAGCTTCATGGAGAAGAGAACG CTCTGCCACAGCAGGAGGGCTAAGGAGGAGAAGCTCCAGCAGACGACGGGCACGCATGCACCATTCCCAGCCGCACACTAG